The following DNA comes from Triticum aestivum cultivar Chinese Spring chromosome 3D, IWGSC CS RefSeq v2.1, whole genome shotgun sequence.
GACTGACATGAATAGGGAGTACCGCATATTATAGTTGGATTAATGGAGGTCGGGGATGACAGGAACATGTTGCTGGATGGGCACATGTTGGGTCGCAAGGGTAGAGGGGGAGGGTTGGTGTTGGCGCCGAAGGAGATGGAAGATGCGCTGTCCATGGTAAGGACATGTGGAAGCGAGGAAACGAGTATCACAATAATTAGAAAGAGGTTGAAACCATGTAAGAGTTTATACTGGGAAAAATATTATATATACCCATGTACACGAGTGAGAAGTACCTAACTAACCTAGCTAGGAACGGGTTATATCATATGGAGTAGGACAACAACACAATCATGCACTAACAACACTATCATCAGTATCTAACATGTATCCATACAAGCACATTGAAGTACTCTTACAATCTCCGCCCCAGTGTAAACTCTTACAATCTAAACCATTTAATAGTATATATGCATTACACAAAGCATCCATTTATATGTAATAAATGAAATATAAAATTTCCAACAAATCTTGTAGTTAAAAAATGTTTATCTAGTGGTATTGGTTGCATGGTTTGTACATAGCTTGTGGGTTACATTTGATATTATCCACTAATCTGAAATTGTCTTCTCACACGGAGATCTCTTTGCGTTACAGTTTAGAAAGATGGTATTGCTCCATCTGCTTTAATTCTTGGAAGTCAACTTCTTTTCGATGATACAGAAATGCATGTTTTCTTGTCAATTAACATTGCTCATTCAGAAGGTTTGAATTGGACTACAACAGAATAGCAAGCCTACTATGGAGTTATCGATGAAGCTCATGATCGACACCAAGTCCCAGAAGGTGTGCTTCGCCGAGGCCGGAAGCGACGTCCTGGAGTTCCTTGCCGGCCTCCTGTACCTGCCGCTGGGCACCGCCCTCGGCCTACTGACCAAGGAGCGCATGGTTGGCTGCATCGGCAACGTGCTCGGCAGCGTGGAGAAGCTAGGTGTGAACTACAAGAGCAAGGAGCGGTGCCTTAGCCCGGCCGTCACCGCCGCCACGCTCCCCCTCCTCCAGCAGCTGTTGGGAATACAACTCAACAACGGTATTGACACCTTCTACACATGTGAAGGCCGTAACACTGGCGCCTACTCAGGCGTAGGCACTAGCTGTGGATATCTATCGGTGATACCTAACAGAAGCTGCCCTACTTGCCGATGTTATATGACGAAGGCTATGACGCTCGCCGCTGAAACCAACCGGACCTTGGTGGCCGCGGCGCTGCCGACGACCACGCCGCTACCTGTGGCCATGTACACTGTCGGGGACGACTTGACAGTGACTTCAGCCTCTTTTTTTGCGACGATCTCGCTGTTGGGCATCAAGGACCTCAGCGCCTTACAAGAAAAGACAGTGAAGATCGGCAAGGAAGAGGTACGTAGTGCTCTAGTTTCTTTGAAGTCTTTGAACTTTTAGGTGGTGTTTTGCTCAAGTTGATCGGCTGGTGATTTAGCTTTtgttttgtgtgtgtttgtgtacTTATGGATTTTTTTAATGTAGGCACTAGAGATATTTGCTGCTTCCCTCAAGTCCAAGACCGTCCTGTCGGATGTCTTTTTGCCGAAGAAGAATGCTCGCCTCAAGAGGGAACATCCTGACGGTGTCATTCATGTATGACTCGGTGCTTGCTATTTTAGAATTCTGGATACCTTTTTCGATATCATATTTACGAGGAAGGAGATGTATTTGAGTGACTTGGTACTAGTTTAACTTACTACCATAAGTTATTTATAAAGTTAACTTCAAATTTTACTCCTTAAGTGCCAATCTGGGTATCTCTTGCTCTATTTGAGGAGTATAAAAATTGTCCTAGTTTCCTCCATAGTTAAGTAAGTTTTGCATCATTCTATCAAGTGGGGCCCATTGTTAATTGGACATAGATAGATGAATCAGCCCTCACATCGGCGAATGATTCGTGCAAAATGCGTCTCACGTGATAAATGGGGCCCCAACTTGGGCCGAACCATGTCACCACACCTGAGCCAGCCAGTCCCCTCTCCCTCAACGCGAGGTAGGGATTTGGAAGCGACGGTGGTGACAACAGCTCGGTGGTGTGTTAGAGCAACTACAACCAGGCGATTCAAACGGACGCGCGCTTTGTCCGCTTTTCGTTCGTCTGGATCGGTGAGGCGGACGGGCGCGTCCGCTTTTTAAAATGGGTTAGCAGATGCATGCCTATATCAGCCCGCGtacaaagaaaaaaaagataagCATGTGGCTGAAAATAAACATATAATAACACATAATTAAACATAAATGACCGGTCAAAGTTCACTTAAACATTAGTTAAACAATGAAAAAACTCCGGGCCATACACTGCCCTAGGCGTCCGCCTTACCCTTCCCTTGCCGTTGTTGTCGCCGTCAGGGAGGTCAATGAAAACGGGAGGTGGACCAGCCCACTCGAATGCGACTTGATAGGCTGCCAAGGCTGCCTCCTCCGGTGGCATTGCGGCGAGGcgggcgcgctcctcctcctcaacGGGCAGTGTCTCCTTGTCCTGCTCCCAACGCATCTGCCGCTCATCGCCGGTCGCCTCCTCGGCAAGCCAATGCGCCTTCTAGCGCTCAAGGTGGGCCTCCTCCTTCTCTAGCATCGCAGCGTAGTGGACGGGAGGCGCCCTCACACACTCGCGGTAACCGTTgtccaggagtaggactcctcgggCCAGGTGGGCGCCGGCGGCAACCGCTTCCGCGTGGGCGTGGGCTCGGGCTCGGCCTTGGGCTCGAGCGGCGGCGGGACGAAAAGCGGAGCATGGACGGAGTCCCCCACCGCCGACAAGGCGAGGGCTTGGTCCAGCCCATCCCAACGGGCGTCCTCCTCTAGCCGGCTCGCCTCTAGCGCGTGCTGCAGGGCCTCCCCGAGGGTGACTTGGTacgccacctcctcctcttcctcctctagcaaaacCTGTGGGGGTGGTGACGGAATGTCGTGGTTGACGTGGACGCCGCGACGGCACTCCTCCTGGTGCTCCAGCGCAAACCAGCGCTCTCAGTTGGGGGAGTTTGGCATGTGGGCACGCATTGCGCGCTGCTCGGGCGTAAGGACCTCGTGACGCCGGAGAACCTCCTCGGCGTGCGCCCGCACCGAGCGCGGCACCGCTGGAATGGGGATCCGGTGGGTGTCCAGATGCCAGCCTTGCGGCAGGTTGACATCCGAACATTGCAGTGGCTAGCGGTACTGCCAGTGCCACTGTGCCTGGTGGACTGGTATGTAGAGCCGCCCCCGCTCCCACGTTGGCGAGCCGCGTCTAGCCAGCGCAGGAGGTTGCGCACGAGAAGAGCTTGCGCTGGAGCTGAACCTCTCCATCCCCTTCCTGCCGAAGAAGCTCATGGCTGGCTGGCTAGGGTTTCGTTTGCTAGGGTTTGTTGGTCGCCGGTGAGGGAGCAAGCGTGGCCAGATGTGGATGGGGAAGATGGAAGTCGATGAGACCTGCCCCACCACACGCTTCCATTAAAAAGGACGGGCACGTGACCCTTCCACACACTGCCAGGCGGGCCTGAGGTAGGTGGCCACGTTCAATACGACCGCCTGTGATGGTTGGCTGGCTTACTTATGGGGCCGCGGTGGTCACCGAGGGGACGTGTGGCGCTTCTgcttcgtgtccgcgccgacgcatttcacACTCAAATTTGGTCCTGAAATGCGCCGGCTCGGACAAGAAGCGGATACATTTTGGGTTTGGGTCAGCGCGTTGGGGCGGAGTTTTTGTCCGCCGCGATCCATACGGATATGGGCGGACGAAGTGGGTCGTCCGGTTGGTGTTGCTCTTGTAGAAGTGGAATCGCTCATAAAttatatatgtcatacgatgagtcACGATTTTGGAGATGTTAGTTTTGGTGTCCTAAAATACGACGTGACGCTAACATCACATTGTCTTTCaacagtagtaactcgaaacaataGTTTCTGTTGAAGCAAATTTAGGAATGTTAGTTTCAAGAAAATCTGGAGAAAGTTCGAAGATCTCAACACACCCACAACATCACTAATGAGACAACACAGAACATCTCACATACGGTTTTCACTTTTCATACCTCTTTCAGAATGCAGCTCTTCCATCAAATGGTTCATTAGGCTGTGTTGCTGGATTTACATTATTGCAAGTAAAAATCCAAACGATTTGCACACAAGGATCAGGAGATCACCAAACACTTCAACGCTCAGTGGGACGTACTATTACTTGTGGTACCTGTGTACACAAACCGCCTGAGGACAAGCATCAGCTCGTTGGCCGCCTCGCCGAACGGCCGGAGGACAGAGAACCCGTGCTGTTCTCCGGCGAATTCGGTCACCTCCACGGCCTTCCCCATCTCCCTCAGCCTCGCGGCGTACCCCATCACGCGGTC
Coding sequences within:
- the LOC123074225 gene encoding uncharacterized protein, with product MELSMKLMIDTKSQKVCFAEAGSDVLEFLAGLLYLPLGTALGLLTKERMVGCIGNVLGSVEKLGVNYKSKERCLSPAVTAATLPLLQQLLGIQLNNGIDTFYTCEGRNTGAYSGVGTSCGYLSVIPNRSCPTCRCYMTKAMTLAAETNRTLVAAALPTTTPLPVAMYTVGDDLTVTSASFFATISLLGIKDLSALQEKTVKIGKEEALEIFAASLKSKTVLSDVFLPKKNARLKREHPDGVIHV